From Sphingomonas sp. PAMC26645:
ACCGGTGAGGCGACCCGGATCGCGCGTCCAGCGATACGGATGGCCCGGTACGCACCGCTGATCCCGCCCGCTGCCGCGTCGTTCGCGCGAGGTCCGGCCCTAGTGTCGCCATCCTACGCGACCGTGGCCTATAGTCCACCGGCCGCGATGGCCGCTCCACCAGCCTACGTAGCCGATGGCAGTTTCGCCCAAAGATTGGCTGCCGCCCAACCCGTTCGCGGTGGCGATCCGCGGCTGGGGTGGACGATCAGCGACTAACGTCCGGCCTTCACCGCCGTCTGCCCGAGCAGCGGATTCTTCGCTTCGTCGGTGCTGGGCTTGATGCTGTCGTCGATTGCCTTGCCCTCTCGTACGCGGCGATCGCCGCCGGCCAAGCCGCACTCGCCCTGATCGTGAGGTCGGACCGGGCTTCTTTTAGAAGCAGTGGGATCTCGCCGCGTTTGGCGGGGGCCGATTAAATAAGTCAGTCTTCGGAATGCTCCAGCGATTGTGTTGCGTGGGAGGCGAGGCAGGGGCCGTGGCGGGCAAGCTGGACGCCACGAGGGATTCCATCCCTGGCGGGAGCGATAAGGAAAATACGCTTTGCAACGTCGCGAATCTATGCGAGGGGAGCCGCATACCCAGTATTCAGATTGCCCGGACGCTCCGCTCCACTGATGACGCGGAGACGAGCCGGCCACGACGTTGGAGAGGGGATAAGGCGGAAGAGCGACCCAAACGAGGACGCATCTTCCGCCGTCCTTCTCACGAAACACCGGTAACGCCTTCAAACCCATAAGACATTGCGTCGCAGCGGTAATGTCCCTCGTCATCCACATACCGTTCGCTCGTCGCAGGTCGGCCAGGAATGCAGCTTTAGCTTGTCTGGTACGCCTCAATTGCCCTAGCGTAAGGCCTGTTTCGACTTCGAGGTATTGCCGATGGCCGCAGCGTATCAGTCCCATCCCGAGATCGCCGACGCATTGGCGATGAAGCGACGGGGCCTGACGCTCGCGCTGCTCACCTTCACCTATTTCTTCAGCTACATGGACCGCCAGATTCTCGCGATCCTGCTCGAGCGGATCAAGGCGGACCTGCTGCTGACCGATACGCAGCTCGGGCTGCTGTCCGGACTCGTGTTCGCGATCTTCTATGCGACGTTGGGCATTCCGGTCGCACGGCTGGCCGATCGGACCAGCCGTCGCAACATCATTGCCGCCAGCCTGACGATCTGGAGCGCGATGACCGCGCTGTGCGGGCTCGCACAGAACTTCACGCAGCTGATGCTGTTCCGGATCGGCGTCGGCATCGGCGAGGCGGGGTCGAGCCCGCCAAGCCATTCGATCATCGCCGATCTCTACCCGCCCGAGAAGCGCGCGAGCGCGATGGCCGTGTATTCGCTCGGCGTGGTGCTCGGTGCAGGGTTCGGGACGCTGATCGGCGGAGTCGTCGCGCATAGCTATGGCTGGCGGATCGCGATGATGACCGTCGGTCTGCCGGGGATCGTGCTCGCCCTGCTGGTCCGCCTGTTCATGGTCGAGCCCCGCCGCGGCCTGTCCGATGCGGCGCGCGCAGTGGCGAAGCCGATGCCGAGCGTCGCGCAGGGGTTTGCGTCGATGTGGGCGAGTGCACCGGCGCGGCATCTGGTGGTCGGCGTGACGTTGACCTCGATGATCGGCTACGCGCTGACCGGCTGGGGACCGAGCTATATCCAGCGATCACTTGGCATCTCGATGCTTGATATCTCACGCTACATCGCGTTGCCGGGTGCGTTGTTCGGCGCGATCTCTGCGCTCGCAGGCGGCAAGATAGCCGACGTGCTCGCCAAGCGTCACGGGCTCCACGTCCAGGCTTGGGTCGTCCTCGTGATGAAGGGCCTGTCGCTCCCGTTCGCGCTCGCATTCTACCTGATCGATTCGCCGGTAGTCGCGATCGGCAGCTATTTCGTGTCGTTGATCTTCGCGAACTCGTATCTCGGGCCGAGCTTCGCACTGATCCAGCACCTTGCCCCGTTGCAAATCCGCGCGATGTGGGCGGCGATCACGCTGCTCGTCATCAACCTGGTCGGGCTGGGGCTCGGGCCGACGCTGGTCGGGTGGCTCAGCGATCTGCTCAAGCCCGGGTTCGGCGAGGATTCGCTGCGCTACGCGCTGATCATCATCGTGCTGATGACCCCCTGGGCACTGTTCCACTATTGGCGCGCAGGGGTTCTGCTCAAGCGAGCGGAGGATGCTGCGAGGTAGTCGCCTCTTCGTCAGGCTGGCGAAGCGGCGGCGGCGTCACCGTAGGCTGGCGCATCGCCCAATAACCACGCCATCGCACTTTTCCGGTCATCGAACACCGCCATGTCGTCGCGCACCGCGACGATCCGCTTCACCTGCAACCGCGCGAGCTTGCCGTTGTGCGACTTTGCGGGACTTCAGGGGGATAGTCAAAGCGACGCGCTGGAGCATCGCGACCACCTCCTGGGGCTGGATCGCGGACTGCGAGAAATTGCCCAACAGCATATGACGCTTGCCCGTTGCCAGCACGCGTCGGGCTTCGCGCTCCAGATCGCGAAGAAAGCCCTCGACATGCGGGACGGTCCAAAAGCCCGATGCCTCGACCTCGATGATGCCAGTCTCGAGATCGGTCGTGATCGTGTGCATGACGCCCTCCGTGGAGGTGTCGGGATCGGCCGCTCGGCGTTAACGCCGCGTAACCAAACCGTTACGAGTGCGATTGTCGTTCGGCTTGTGACGGCGGATCAGGCCTTCGCCATCCGATCGTCGAACAGGCCGAACATCAACGTCGAGGCGTACATCGCGATTGCCCGCTCGCGCGGCATCGTCGACGCCCATTTGCGCATGTCGAACGCTGCGTTCTGGAGCGCCATCAACGCCTGTGCCGCGATCAGCGCATCCACCGCGCGGATCGAGCCTTCGCCGATGCCGTCCATCATCATGCCCGCATAGCGTCGCGCGATGCCGTTCGAGCGATCGACCATCGCGTTGCGTACGCCGACCGGCAATCCGCTCAGCGCGGTGGTACGCAGCAACGGCCCGCGTTCGGCGAACTGCACGTCGAGCAAGGTCGCAACGGTGCTCGACAGCTTGTGCCAGTAACTGCCGCCCTCGGCCTCGCCGCGGCTCTGCGCATCGGCGATCGTGTCGAAGCTACGGCGGTAGCACGCGATGACTAGGTCGTCCTTCGCATCGAGATGGTGGTAGAAACTGCCCTTGGTGACGTTCAGCTCGGAAGCGATCTTCTGCACCGAAGCGCCGCGATAGCCGAGTTCATTGATCAAACGCGTCGCGGCGAGCAAGAACGCCTCGCGGCCCGGCTCCGCTTCGTCATGGCTGAGATCAAGCAGGGCGGGGGACCATTTGGCGTCCTTGCCCGCGATGCCGTGTGCGAACACGTCCATCAGGCGTTCCTCGACACGGCCGTACTGGTCGGGCTCGTACCGCGTCAGCCAGATCGGCAGCCAGAACGTGTTTTCCAGCAGCACATGCGCGCGCGCGCCGTTGAGATCGGTTTGCGCACGCGACGCGGTCGGACCCCATAGCAGCCGCGTGCGACGGAATACCTCGCGCCAGCCCGCCATCAGTCGCCCGCGCATCGGCTCCTCGGTGGCGCGCAGATCGGAGAGGACCGCGAACGCCTTCTCCTCGCCGCGCTGGATCCGCCCGAGCCGGTCCATGTTGAGCGCGAGATAGCGCCGAACGCGTTCCTCCGGCGTCGCTTCTTCCGCCGCGACGTCGAGCATCGCGATCAGCGATTCGAGGGTGTTCTCGAACGCCGCTGCTGCAAGGTCTTCCTTGCGCTTGAAATAATAGGTAACGCTCGTGGTATTGAGCCCGACGCGACGCGCCACGTCCGCGAACGTCATGCCCTTGGCACTCTGCTCGTTGATCGCTTCTGCCGCCGCGGCGAGGATCGCATCACGCTTCGCACGGAAGCGCTTGGTCCCCTGTTCGCTCTCGTCGCTGGCCTCTGCCGGAACCTTCATCGAAACACCCTAACAGCTTCGATTTGAAGATACAGTGCTTTTTAGGCGGTTTCAGGGCGGAGTTGAAAACATGCTTTCCGGACCGCTCCACACGCTTTACCGAATGTGCGGTATGGTCTACCCCGCCTTCAAAGCGACGACGAACGGAGAGCCCGCATGGATTTCACGCTGAGCGAACGAGAGACGTATTTCCGGGATCGGGTCCGGGATTTCATCGACCAGAATATCCGCCCGCGTCAGGCCGATTACGACCAGCAGGCGCATGAGGGCGAGCGCTGGAAGGTGATTCCGGTGATCGAGGAGATGAAGGAGAAGGCCAAGGCCGCCGGGCTCTGGAATTTCTTCATGCCGCCACATTCGGGCCAGACCCACGTCGACGATTCGTTCGTGTTCGAGGGCACGCAGCTCACCAATCTCGAATATGCGTTATGCGCGGAAGAGATGGGCAAGGTCGGCTGGGCGAGCGAGTGCTTCAACTGTTCGGCGCCCGATACCGGCAACATGGAGGTGTTCCACCGCTATGGCACGCGCGACCAGAAGGAGGCCTATCTCGGCCCGCTGATGCGCGGCGAGATCCGCTCGGCGTTCCTGATGACCGAGCCTGCGGTGGCGTCGTCGGATGCGACCAACATCGAGACGTCGATGGTGCGCGACGGCGATCACTACGTCATCAACGGGACTAAGTGGTGGTCGAGCGGCGTCGGCGATCCGCGTTGCAAGATCGCGATCGTGATGGGCAAGACGTCGTTCGAGGGATCGCGGCACCAGCAGCAGAGCCAGATCCTCGTGCCGATGGATACGCCCGGCGTGACGATCAAGCGCATGCTCTCCGTCTATGGCTATGACCACGCGCCGCATGGGCATGGCGAAGTCGTGCTGGAGAACGTCCGCGTGCCGGTCGAGAACGTGCTGCTCGGCGAGGGGCGCGGGTTCGAGATCGCGCAGGGGCGGCTTGGACCGGGGCGTATCCATCACTGCATGCGCACCATTGGCGTGGCCGAGACCGCGATCGAAGCGATGGCGCGGCGGCTGCTCGAACGCGTCGCGTTCGGCAAGAGGATCGCGGACTTCTCGGTGTGGGAAGAGCGCATTGCGACCGCGCGCATCGACATCGAGATGACGCGGCTGCTCTGCCTCAAGGCCGCCGACATGATGGACAAGGCGGGCAACAAGTCCGCGCAGATCGAGATCTCGATGATCAAGGTCGCGGCACCCAACATGGCGCTCCGCATCCTCGACGACGCGATCCAGGCGCATGGGGGCGGCGGTGTCTCGGGCGATTTCCGGTTGGCGCACGACTGGGCGGCGATGCGGACGCTGCGGTTCGCGGATGGCCCGGATGAAGTCCACAACCGCTCGATCGCGCGCAACGAGTTCGGGAAGTACGGGGACTTCCGCAAGAGTGGCGTGTCAAGTGGGGATGTCGGGGTGAGCCGGTAAACCCCCGTTCGTCCTTCTTTCTTCGTCATCCTGGGCTCGGCCCAGGACCCAGAGCCACAAGGGCAGCGCTCTTGGCTTTGGGTCCTGACTTTCGTCAGGATGACGGTCTCGTTTCGGAGCGTACCTACCCATGAAAGCCGCAGTCCTTTTCGAAGCCAACACCCCGCTCAGCATCGAGGATGTCACCATCTCGAAGCCGACCGCGCACGAAGTGCTGATCCGTACGGTCGCGGTCGGCGTGTGCCGGTCCGACCTGCATTTCGTCGACGGCGCCTATCCACACGCGATGCCGACGATTCCAGGGCATGAGGCTTGCGGGATAGTCGAGGCGGTCGGCGATGAAGTGCGCGGCGTGAAGGTTGGTGACCATGTCGTCACGTGCCTGTCGGCATTCTGTGGCCAGTGCGAGTTCTGCGTCACCGGCCGGATGTCGCTGTGCATCGACGCCAGCGTTCGCCGTCCCAAGGGTGCGGCCCCCCGCCTCATGCTCGGCGACCGACCGATCGCGCAGATGCTCAACCTCAGCGCCTATGCCGAGATGATGCTGGTCCACGAACACGCGTGCGTCGCGATCGACCGCGACATGCCGATGGACCGTGCGGCGCTGCTCGGCTGCGCGATCACGACGGGGGCAGGGGCGGTGTTCAACACTACCGACGTGACTCCGGGCGAGACGGTATGCGTGGTCGGCTGCGGCGGCATCGGGCTCGCGGCCGTGAACGCGGCCAAGATCGCGGGCGCGGGGAAGATCATTGCGCTCGATCCGGTGCCTGAAAAGCGCGCGATGGCGGAGAAGCTCGGCGCGACGCACAGCATCGATGCGTTGTCCGACACCGCAGCGGACGAGGTCGTCGCGATCACGAAGGGCGGCGTGCACCACGCGATCGAAGCGGTCGGCCGCGCGCAATCCGCGGCCACCGCGGTCAAGGTCCTGCGTCGCGGGGGCACCGCCACGATCCTCGGCATGATGCCGCTCGGCGAGAAGGTTGGGCTGTCGGCGATGGACCTGCTGTCGGGCAAGCGCCTGCAGGGCGGCTTCATGGGCTCGAACCGCTTCCCGATCGACATCCCGCGGTTGGTCGATTTCTACATGCGCGGGCTGCTTGATCTCGACACCATCATCGCCGACCGGATGCCGCTGGAGCGCATCAACGACGCGTTCGACGAACTCCGCCGCGGCGACACGACCCGCAGCGTGATCACCTTCTCGTGAGTGACGCTTCGACCAGCATGGTCGGCACGATCGCCGTCGGCGAGCGTGACAAGCTCGACCTCGACAAGCTCGGCGCGTGGATGGCTGCCAATGTGCCCGATTACGCTGGCCCGCTGACTTACGCCAAGTTCGCCGGCGGCCAGTCCAACCCGACCTACCGCCTCGACACGCCAACCCGCGCCTATGTTCTGCGCCGGAAACCGTTCGGCCCCATCCTGCCGAGCGCGCACGCGGTTGACCGCGAATATCGCGTGATCGCCGGGCTCCATCCGACCGGCTTCCCGGTGCCTCGGCCCTATGGTCTTTGCGAGGACGCGGCGGTCATCGGTTCGGCCTTCTACGTCATGGAGATGGTCGAGGGCCGGACGATCTGGGACGGCTCGATGCCGGGTGCGACTCCGTCCGAGCGCACCGCGCATTACGAGGCGATGGTCGACACGCTCGCCGCGCTCCACAACACCGATTACGCAGCGGCGGGGCTCGGCGAGTACGGCAAGCCCGGCAATTATTTCGAGCGCCAGGTCGGCCGCTGGACCAAGCAATACCGCGCGGCCGAAACCGAGCATATGGAGTCGGTCGAGCGGCTGATCGAATGGTTGCCGCGTACACTCCCCGAGCAGACGCGCACCTCGATCGT
This genomic window contains:
- a CDS encoding MFS transporter, yielding MAAAYQSHPEIADALAMKRRGLTLALLTFTYFFSYMDRQILAILLERIKADLLLTDTQLGLLSGLVFAIFYATLGIPVARLADRTSRRNIIAASLTIWSAMTALCGLAQNFTQLMLFRIGVGIGEAGSSPPSHSIIADLYPPEKRASAMAVYSLGVVLGAGFGTLIGGVVAHSYGWRIAMMTVGLPGIVLALLVRLFMVEPRRGLSDAARAVAKPMPSVAQGFASMWASAPARHLVVGVTLTSMIGYALTGWGPSYIQRSLGISMLDISRYIALPGALFGAISALAGGKIADVLAKRHGLHVQAWVVLVMKGLSLPFALAFYLIDSPVVAIGSYFVSLIFANSYLGPSFALIQHLAPLQIRAMWAAITLLVINLVGLGLGPTLVGWLSDLLKPGFGEDSLRYALIIIVLMTPWALFHYWRAGVLLKRAEDAAR
- a CDS encoding TetR/AcrR family transcriptional regulator — translated: MKVPAEASDESEQGTKRFRAKRDAILAAAAEAINEQSAKGMTFADVARRVGLNTTSVTYYFKRKEDLAAAAFENTLESLIAMLDVAAEEATPEERVRRYLALNMDRLGRIQRGEEKAFAVLSDLRATEEPMRGRLMAGWREVFRRTRLLWGPTASRAQTDLNGARAHVLLENTFWLPIWLTRYEPDQYGRVEERLMDVFAHGIAGKDAKWSPALLDLSHDEAEPGREAFLLAATRLINELGYRGASVQKIASELNVTKGSFYHHLDAKDDLVIACYRRSFDTIADAQSRGEAEGGSYWHKLSSTVATLLDVQFAERGPLLRTTALSGLPVGVRNAMVDRSNGIARRYAGMMMDGIGEGSIRAVDALIAAQALMALQNAAFDMRKWASTMPRERAIAMYASTLMFGLFDDRMAKA
- a CDS encoding acyl-CoA dehydrogenase family protein, whose translation is MDFTLSERETYFRDRVRDFIDQNIRPRQADYDQQAHEGERWKVIPVIEEMKEKAKAAGLWNFFMPPHSGQTHVDDSFVFEGTQLTNLEYALCAEEMGKVGWASECFNCSAPDTGNMEVFHRYGTRDQKEAYLGPLMRGEIRSAFLMTEPAVASSDATNIETSMVRDGDHYVINGTKWWSSGVGDPRCKIAIVMGKTSFEGSRHQQQSQILVPMDTPGVTIKRMLSVYGYDHAPHGHGEVVLENVRVPVENVLLGEGRGFEIAQGRLGPGRIHHCMRTIGVAETAIEAMARRLLERVAFGKRIADFSVWEERIATARIDIEMTRLLCLKAADMMDKAGNKSAQIEISMIKVAAPNMALRILDDAIQAHGGGGVSGDFRLAHDWAAMRTLRFADGPDEVHNRSIARNEFGKYGDFRKSGVSSGDVGVSR
- a CDS encoding Zn-dependent alcohol dehydrogenase, yielding MKAAVLFEANTPLSIEDVTISKPTAHEVLIRTVAVGVCRSDLHFVDGAYPHAMPTIPGHEACGIVEAVGDEVRGVKVGDHVVTCLSAFCGQCEFCVTGRMSLCIDASVRRPKGAAPRLMLGDRPIAQMLNLSAYAEMMLVHEHACVAIDRDMPMDRAALLGCAITTGAGAVFNTTDVTPGETVCVVGCGGIGLAAVNAAKIAGAGKIIALDPVPEKRAMAEKLGATHSIDALSDTAADEVVAITKGGVHHAIEAVGRAQSAATAVKVLRRGGTATILGMMPLGEKVGLSAMDLLSGKRLQGGFMGSNRFPIDIPRLVDFYMRGLLDLDTIIADRMPLERINDAFDELRRGDTTRSVITFS
- a CDS encoding phosphotransferase family protein produces the protein MVGTIAVGERDKLDLDKLGAWMAANVPDYAGPLTYAKFAGGQSNPTYRLDTPTRAYVLRRKPFGPILPSAHAVDREYRVIAGLHPTGFPVPRPYGLCEDAAVIGSAFYVMEMVEGRTIWDGSMPGATPSERTAHYEAMVDTLAALHNTDYAAAGLGEYGKPGNYFERQVGRWTKQYRAAETEHMESVERLIEWLPRTLPEQTRTSIVHGDYRIDNMIFAPSEPKVIAVLDWELSTLGDPLADFSYLLMSWVTEPEGRSGVLGMTGPETGIPTIEHVVERYCAATGRDGVPDLNWYFAYNLFRLTGIVQGIKKRIIDGTASSAQAEKTVAKIHGLADAAWGFAVKAGA